In Sphaerospermopsis torques-reginae ITEP-024, the genomic window ATTCTACCGCGAAACCGTTCACCAGGAATCAGTTTTTCATAAGGGTATTGTACGGTAACAGGGCGGCGTTGCATATGGTCAAAGGTGACGGATAATCCTTGTCCGATATAACGCGCTGATTGTACTGCTTCTTTGGCGTAATCACCAACTTGTTTGAGGAACTTTAGCATTTTTTGTGTCTCTTCTCTAACAATTTTGGATTTTGGATTTTGGATTTTAGATTTAAGATTCAATCCAAAATCTAAAATCTAAAATCTAAAATCTCTCTAACCACCGAAAGCGACGGGAAAGGCTAATTTTAGGGCTGCGGTTAATAGCAGGTTAACCAAACCAACTGGTAGTAGGAATTTCCATCCTAAATCTAACAGTTGGTCAATTCTGACTCGTGGTACTGTCCAACGTATGAGGATGGCAAGAAATACGAGAAAATACGCTTTAAGTACGGTCATGGTGATACCTAAAGCGGCTGTGATTACTTGTAAGATGGGGTTGGTTTCGCTCATTCCTAGCCAGTCACCTATCAGGCTGACGGGAACGGGAAAATGCCAACCACCTAAATATAAAATTGCTACGAGTAGGGAAGAAAGGATCAGGTTGATGTAAGAACCTAAGTAAAATAAACCGAATTTCATCCCTGCGTATTCGGTTTGATATCCTGCTACCAGTTCTTCTTCCGCTTCGGGTAAGTCAAAGGGTAGACGTTCGCATTCTGCTAGGGCGGCGATCCAGAAGATCATGAAACCTAGTGGTTGTCTCCAAACGTTCCAACCCAAAATCCCAAAGTTTGATTGTTGGTTAACGATGTCAATGGTGCTGAGGCTGTTAGACATCATGGCGATCGCCAATACACTCAACGCCAATGGTATTTCATAACTGATTGATTGCGCGGCTGCCCGCAAACCCCCTAACAAGGAGTATTTGTTGTTAGATGCGTAACCAGCCATTAATAAGCCTATGGGCTGAATGCTGGATAATGCAATCCACAAAAATACACCCATACCGACGTTAGTAATGACGATATTCTCCCCAAAGGGAACAATCAAAAATGATAAGAATACCGGAATTACTACGATTATTGGACCAAGGGTAAATAACCAGCGATCTGCTTTGGCTGGTACGATATCTTCTTTAAAGATCAGCTTTAAACCATCGGCTACAGGCACTAGCAAACCAAATGGACCTTGATATTCAGGACCAATCCGTTGCTGTGCGGCCGCAGAAATTTTCCGTTCTAGCCAGGTAGCAACCAGTACACCTACTGTCGCTCCAATCAGCATCAGGATCATGGGTAATGGCATCCACAGGGCTTTGGCTGCTCCTGCTGGTAAGCCCAAATCCTTTACGGATTCGATAAAAGTTCCTTGGAGGTCAATTCCTGCATT contains:
- the nuoH gene encoding NADH-quinone oxidoreductase subunit NuoH, whose protein sequence is MNAGIDLQGTFIESVKDLGLPAGAAKALWMPLPMILMLIGATVGVLVATWLERKISAAAQQRIGPEYQGPFGLLVPVADGLKLIFKEDIVPAKADRWLFTLGPIIVVIPVFLSFLIVPFGENIVITNVGMGVFLWIALSSIQPIGLLMAGYASNNKYSLLGGLRAAAQSISYEIPLALSVLAIAMMSNSLSTIDIVNQQSNFGILGWNVWRQPLGFMIFWIAALAECERLPFDLPEAEEELVAGYQTEYAGMKFGLFYLGSYINLILSSLLVAILYLGGWHFPVPVSLIGDWLGMSETNPILQVITAALGITMTVLKAYFLVFLAILIRWTVPRVRIDQLLDLGWKFLLPVGLVNLLLTAALKLAFPVAFGG